The Chitinophagales bacterium genomic sequence AGCTTGTCCAAGATATGCAGGCATTGTTATCGATAATATTACAGTACAACCATCACCAATTTGGTTACAAAATAAATTAAAAGCCATTGGTCAAAAACCAATCAACAACATAGTAGACATCACCAATTATATTTTACACGAATACGGTCAACCATTACACGCATTCGATTTAAATGCTATAACAGATAATCAAATTGTAGTAAAAACTGTTGCTAACAAAACATCATTTGTTGCTTTAGATGGTACTACAATTGAGTTGCTAGACACAGATTTAATGATTTGCAATGCTAAAGAACCTATGTGTATTGCTGGTGTTTATGGTGGATTAAATTCTGGTGTCAAAAATACTACAACTACTATCTTCTTAGAAAGTGCTTACTTCAATCCAAAAAGTATTCGTCAAACATCAACTAAGCATCAACTACGAACCGAAGCAGCTACACATTTTGAAAAAGGCATCGACCCAAATATTACCATTACTGCATTAAAAAGAGCAGCACAGTTAATAGTAGAAATTGCCAACGGAAAAATTATTTCTGATATTACCGATATTCAAAATCAAACATTTCCAAATACAATTGTTCCTTTAAACATCAATCAAGTACAACAACTACTAGGAAAACAAATTCCAACTAGTGAAATTAAAAATATATTACATTGTTTAGAAATTGATATTGTTGATGAACAAGCAGACCAACTACAAGTTTCTGTTCCAGCATATAGAACCGATGTAAAACGATCAGCAGATGTTATTGAAGAAATCTTAAGAATTTACGGTTTCAATAATATTCCAATTCCATCTAAAATAAATGCAAGTGTTAGTTTTACTACTTTGTTTGATGATGATGCAGTCTATCAAACTATAGCTAATGTATTAGTAGCTAATGGTTTTTATGAAATAATGACCAATCCATTAACAAAATCAACCTATCTCGAAAAACTAAGTACTTATCCAAACTTTAAAAAAGAAGAATGGGTACATTTACTCAGTTCTATTAATGTAGAATTAGATGTACTACGAAACAATATGCTATTTTCTGGACTAGAAAGCGTTGCTTATAATATTAATCACAAGCAAGCACGCATTGCCTTTTTTGAATTAGGAAAATCATATCATAAAAAAGAAAACTACGAAGAACACGAGCACTTAGTATTGTATATGAGTGGTGTTGAACAAGATACCAATTGGAACAGAGCAGAACGAACAGCAGATTTTTATAGCTTAAAATCTATAGTACAACTTATACTTAATAAATTAGGTACAACAAATTATAGCATTCAAGATACACAATCGCCTTATTTCGATTTTGGCTTAGATTATATTTTTGGTGATAAAACCATGCTTAGCTTTGGAAAAGTAAATACTACATTTCAACAACTATTTGGCATCAAACAAGCAGTCTATTTTGCTACTATTAATTGGAAAAACTTACTACAATTGGTACAAGAGCAAAAAATAAAATATCGACCAATTAGTAAATATCCAACAGTAAAAAGAGATTTGGCTTTATTGGTCAATCAAAGTGTTTCTTTTCATCAAATTGAAACCATAGCCAAGCAAACCGCTAAAAAATTATTACAAACAGTAGATGTGTTTGATATTTATCAAGATGAAAAAATAGGTAAGGAAAATAAATCTTATGCAGTTTCGTTTTCATTTAAAGATGACAATAAAACTTTGACCGATAATGAAATAGACGCTATAATGAAGAAATTAATTAGTAAATTTGAAAAAGAATTACAAGCAAGTATAAGATAATGGCAAAGATTGACGATAAATGGAATAGAGTTTTAAAAAAAATTGAGCTAATTTTAGAAAAAAATAAGAAATTAGAACAATCTGAATTACTTTTGAAAAATAATATTTCAGATTTAAGCCAAGAAATACTAAATTTAAAAAAACAAAACGAACAATTAAAAGAAGAAAAT encodes the following:
- a CDS encoding phenylalanine--tRNA ligase subunit beta translates to MTISLNWLKNYIDINHLSIDEISHLLTDIGLEVESIEQYESIKGALKGLVVGEVIEKAQHPNADKLAVTKVNIGTEILDIVCGAPNVATGQKVIVATNNTTLYPTNGDSFTIKKSKIRGEVSNGMICAEDEIGIGTSHDGIIVLPNETTVGIPASSIYDIYEDTIFEIGLTPNRTDAYSHIGVARDLLAAINFRKNKNEALQLPKIDEALFNQTEKPIQVSVEDAVACPRYAGIVIDNITVQPSPIWLQNKLKAIGQKPINNIVDITNYILHEYGQPLHAFDLNAITDNQIVVKTVANKTSFVALDGTTIELLDTDLMICNAKEPMCIAGVYGGLNSGVKNTTTTIFLESAYFNPKSIRQTSTKHQLRTEAATHFEKGIDPNITITALKRAAQLIVEIANGKIISDITDIQNQTFPNTIVPLNINQVQQLLGKQIPTSEIKNILHCLEIDIVDEQADQLQVSVPAYRTDVKRSADVIEEILRIYGFNNIPIPSKINASVSFTTLFDDDAVYQTIANVLVANGFYEIMTNPLTKSTYLEKLSTYPNFKKEEWVHLLSSINVELDVLRNNMLFSGLESVAYNINHKQARIAFFELGKSYHKKENYEEHEHLVLYMSGVEQDTNWNRAERTADFYSLKSIVQLILNKLGTTNYSIQDTQSPYFDFGLDYIFGDKTMLSFGKVNTTFQQLFGIKQAVYFATINWKNLLQLVQEQKIKYRPISKYPTVKRDLALLVNQSVSFHQIETIAKQTAKKLLQTVDVFDIYQDEKIGKENKSYAVSFSFKDDNKTLTDNEIDAIMKKLISKFEKELQASIR